One region of Primulina tabacum isolate GXHZ01 chromosome 1, ASM2559414v2, whole genome shotgun sequence genomic DNA includes:
- the LOC142545498 gene encoding IRK-interacting protein-like, translating into MADIYQVRSSIGESGNGSRDEVKREDIEAAIAKSVELRALHAALMQGNSPVKLRFDLASPVSCSASQFSAQDYPVFTPSYEDESLPGYQHVLENRNYAEIWGEYSSDREIADETVSTECRLQNPFSRKGLPSGLVSFDSHISPPDYQNSAVCSCANNITVLGASPGHDSCKSRRSSLGDLTLIPASSCNKCKPAIINIESDGVTKNSKKSNMIVPYADSNSSLNSQPSNKGMNFSCLFPRIKKKSKDEGSPLRPSTEEVSQTSKDSEIVSIETLKKELIKANESRDAALVEVAEMKSVLGELSHKLEYLETYCEELKKALQVKNPQTHPTKDGKSVNGNGENIMPVSEEELVEGFLQLVSESRRTVKQFCKILVGQIQETDHTSVNNLNLVLQPYNLSLNSKYIKPVLYHLEAVINQSLFQDFENSMFQRNGTLKILDPKQDRHEKLNSFVALRNLSWNDVLHKGINCFSDEFSKFCDNKMGGILATLRWTKPWSEQLLQAFFAAAKSIWLLHLLAFSSDPPFCIMRVYENRPFEDRYMEDIFEERQRLQNTGRVKIMVLPGFYVQDRVVRCKVLCKYKHVT; encoded by the exons ATGGCGGATATCTATCAAGTACGCAGTAGCATCGGggagagtggaaatgggagtaGGGATGAGGTGAAAAGGGAAGATATAGAAGCCGCAATTGCCAAATCCGTGGAGCTTAGAGCGCTTCACGCTGCTCTGATGCAGGGGAATAGCCCTGTTAAGCTGAGATTCGACTTGGCTTCTCCTGTTTCTTGCAGCGCTTCCCAGTTCTCTGCACAAGATTACCCAGTTTTCACACCA AGTTATGAAGATGAATCCTTACCAGGGTATCAACATGTGTTGGAGAATCGGAATTACGCTGAAATTTGGGGTGAGTATTCCTCAGACAGGGAAATTGCTGATGAAACCGTCTCAACGGAATGTAGATTGCAAAATCCATTTTCCAGAAAAGGGTTACCCTCCGGATTGGTAAGCTTTGATAGTCACATATCTCCTCCGGATTATCAAAATTCTGCCGTATGTTCTTGCGCTAATAATATTACCGTTCTGGGAGCATCGCCCGGGCATGATTCCTGCAAGTCCAGGAGGAGTAGTTTAGGAGACCTTACACTTATACCAGCTTCATCTTGCAACAAATGCAAGCCTGCTATAATAAATATTGAATCAGATGGCGTTACGAAGAACAGCAAGAAGTCCAACATGATCGTGCCTTATGCTGATTCAAACTCGTCCCTTAATTCGCAACCGTCAAATAAGGGAATGAACTTTTCATGCCTGTTTCCCAGGATAAAGAAGAAGAGCAAGGATGAAGGTTCACCCCTTCGGCCAAGTACAGAGGAAGTTTCTCAAACTAGCAAGGACTCAGAGATAGTATCAATTGAGACGTTGAAGAAGGAGCTAATCAAAGCCAACGAAAGTCGAGATGCAGCCTTGGTTGAAGTAGCCGAAATGAAGTCTGTATTGGGGGAACTAAGCCATAAGTTGGAGTATTTGGAAACTTACTGTGAAGAATTAAAAAAGGCCTTGCAAGTGAAGAATCCTCAGACACATCCTACAAAAGATGGGAAATCTGTCAATGGGAATGGAGAAAATATCATGCCGGTAAGTGAGGAAGAGTTGGTTGAGGGATTTTTGCAGCTTGTTTCAGAATCAAGACGAACAGTGAAGCAATTCTGCAAGATTTTAGTAGGGCAGATTCAAGAAACTGATCACACCTCTGTGAACAATCTGAACTTGGTGCTCCAACCATACAACCTCTCTCTAAATTCAAAGTACATAAAACCAGTGCTCTACCACTTAGAGGCTGTCATAAACCAATCACTCTTCCAAGATTTCGAGAACAGCATGTTCCAGAGAAATGGAACCCTGAAAATCCTCGACCCCAAACAAGATCGCCACGAGAAGTTGAATTCGTTTGTCGCATTGCGAAATCTAAGCTGGAACGATGTGCTGCATAAAGGGATCAACTGCTTCAGCGATGAATTCAGCAAGTTCTGTGATAATAAAATGGGTGGCATTCTAGCAACTCTACGGTGGACTAAACCATGGTCCGAGCAGCTTCTGCAAGCATTTTTCGCTGCTGCGAAATCTATTTGGTTGCTCCATTTGCTTGCATTTTCATCCGATCCTCCGTTTTGCATCATGAGGGTCTATGAAAATAGGCCATTCGAAGATCGTTATATGGAGGATATTTTCGAGGAGAGGCAGAGATTACAGAATACTGGAAGGGttaaaattatggtattgcCTGGTTTTTACGTGCAGGATAGAGTAGTCAGGTGTAAGGttctttgcaaatataaacaTGTGACTTAG